GCTCGTTGGAGGATGAGATTAGACAACAACATATAATTAGATTGACAAACACTGTGTTAGTAGTTTCAAACAATTATCACATGAGCATATATCTTGCAAATAGAATGTTCAATGAAATGTTGATCCAATACTGGCACACACCTATGTGCATGTGCGTATAGAACTGAAAAGGAAACTATCTGATCTTAATACAATAACTCAGAATACCCGCTAGCCAAGCAGTTTCATCAGCCAGATGCTCGTTCTATCTGCATGGACATATACTGAAGCAGAATGTCAAAATGATGACATAATGCGAATCTTGTTAAAAAAACAATGCATGAGCAATTGTCATTTTTATCATCTATCACAGATCACAACTACTAAATAAAACTTTACTTAATCCCCTTACGCTTCATTACCTTAGATCATCCCCTCAATAATGTACATATGTACACAAATTAGAATGATCAAGCTTTACACGTCAGTTTCTTTTACACAACTTATTATTTAAAAGCAAAGGGCGCATATACTCGCGCATTCTAACTGGCATATTAGTTCTATGAATTTAGAAAACTAAGTTtcttgttgtttgaaaacagataATGCAAAAGCAGGGTGGTCCATATCTAGGGGAGACGTATGCAGAAATTAGAGAAGAGTCGCCACCAGGTCCGATACAAGTGGAATTACATGATCTGTTTGAAGATGATCATACATGCTTAAGGTACAACCATAGCTAGCGAAACAATGGCCTGCTTTATTACAGTTCCTCTTAGGAGAAGTAAAACGACACACTTCAAAGTTTTGCTTCAGATATTCCTTGATCTCCTCTTCTAAGCCTAGGTAGAGAGCAGAGAGGCCACATTCATCATTGTTTACCCCCTTCTTCAGCAGCACTGAATCTGTTTCAAGGCCAATAGGTCTGGCTCCTTTATCCATTCCTAGCTAGGCACCCCATATAACAGCCTGATCTCCATGTAAGTGCTCCACATACTTTTACCTCTCCTTTAAGATTCCTGATGACTGCACCCCAACCGCCAGCGTTCGGTTCAGGGtggaaagtgccatcaatattacTCTTCAGTTCATTCTCCATGGGAGGGAGCCATCTGATGTGTACCCTCTCCAGTTTGTTCTGTAGGTTGTTTTAAATCTTACTTCAAATGTCAGCCAAAGAATGTTCGTTTTAGTTATCACCTAACAAACCTGTGAGAGCATATTAATTCAATTAGTACATAATAAATTGGTGGGGGCATATTAATTTAATTAGCACCTCAATTCATCTAGCTGTTCAATGAGATTAAAATAGTTGATTTGATCAGCTAGGGAGAGAAGCAAACTGTCATCAAAATAACCCATATATTTGACGAAATCACTACTGATTTGTTTTCATATAAATTGATTAGCCCAGATGATGTATTTATGCAAAACTTAAGAAGGCGTCTAGGGCTGGGCAACATTCACCAAGCACCAGAGTCCATCAGCCTTGCTAGGAAGATACAGGAGCTTCCATCAAAAGGCTTGAAACCTGCAAAGTAATGTACAACCAAGCTCTATCTCATGCATAAGCTTTGTCAGTGTCACTACAAAAACACTATTTACATAGTACTTCCTACCATTATATCAAGAATACAGAATGTGTCCTTGCACTCCCATGTTCTTCACTGTCCGAGGTTTTTCAAGTGCAGGAAGCGTTGCCTGCAATGTTCACAAGCAATAGTTCAGACGATTGGTAATGctatataaaaaaaattataggTAATTATTGGAGAAGCTTGTAGAATGAAATGAACTTGTAGAAACAGAGAGCAGATGCGTTGTCATTTGGGATCAATAAAATTTTATTTCTTGTTCTGTTTGCTGGTTTGCAATTAAGGGTCTTCATTTTTCACTTCTCAAAATGACTCATATTGGAATACCGGACCCAAATTTATTTTCTTGCATCCATGGCTCTACAAATCTTGCGTCGAATAAACACAAGTAGAAGTTAATGCTAGGAAAAGAAATCCATAGACTAACTCTACTGAACTTGAAGAACTCGTGAAAAGTTAATTTTTCGAAATTCAGGCAGAGCAGGAACAAACCAGTGTATAGGGCCGCCTTCTGCCCCGTCGACGCCTGCTCGCACAGGCAGGCACCGGGCACGCGGAACATGTCCAATGAGGCAAGGCTGCACGTACCCATGGCACGGAGTGATCAGAGTAGCCATATTTTGCATAAAAACTGAACTGATATATAATGCAAACACTAAATATGTAATTAATTAAGTCAATTAATTGTCGGTTCTTACCACTCAATCACTGCAAAATTCTGTCCTACAAAATAAATCCCATATAATAAAATATAAACAACATGAGATCAACTTTTTCTTGATAGTAAGAAACAACAGAATCATCAGATCAATCAAACTTATCCCAATCAAATTTTTTTACTGAAACCACATAGAAACCTTGGAATTTTCAGAAACAAATTAGGCACACCACTCATCCATCCCGGAAACTGTGTTCGATTGTAAACTTTAAGCAGGAGTCTGCACCCAACCATGAAGCTCACAACACATCATTCAGAGAACACGACCGATTTGGATGGATAATATGGGGATTTAGCCTCACAGGTGGGAGCAGCGTGTCATGCGATTGGAGTAAAGTACTGCTCGGATATGGGTTACCTCCGTGACATCCAAGATGAACCGGACCTTGAGCAGCCACATCACTGGCCCCTTGCCGTGACGACTGGATGCCTGTGGTCGCCTCCAACCGCTCCTGCCGCCGCTGCCAGGCCAACGTCTCCTTGGGCCACTGCAGACTGCACCATGCCCGCTCCTCCCCACATCCATCTCGCACCTCTCCATCACTGAGGCGGGGAGATGGGGAACTGGGGCGCCTCCACGCCTCGGCAACAACCCTAGCCTAGCCAAAGCGAGCGCATCCGCAAAGAAGACAAGGGGATGGGGATGCGGCGGGAGGGGGCACAGAGAGATGAGAAGAGAGTCCGTCTGATGCCCTTTTATATTAGATATTAGGAAAGGGTGGCGCAGCGGTGACACGGGATTGGACTCGAGGCTTCGAGAGagacaagaaaaatatatgtgaaatCGCAACGCAGGACACGTACAACCCACATGGCCCGGTCAAAGTGCTAACCGCTTAAGAAAACACGCGTGAAAAATGTTACAGGCTCAAGATGAAAAAAGAGATATGATCGAAGGTACTCCATGCGTCACACGCGTCAAGTCCACACGATGGGATAGAACGTGGCAAGGGAAAGGAACGAAGCACTTCCGTCACACAATCGCCCGGTCCGTCCTCGTCTGGTTCATCCAACACCACGCAGTCGGACATCGTGGCGTCGCACGCATTGCCACCATCTCCTGTTATGGCTGCTCCGACGCCGGCCGTCAGGGCCGGTCCTGAgttttcgggggcccggggcgaatcTAGAACCCGGGGCTTTTTAGTATTAATAGGGACATAATAACCAATATGTCTATATATGAGATGTATCAAACATTATTTCATGTGCACTGAAAGGCAGTACTCATATCAAATTACATATGCACATCTTAGAAATTTCTTACAACATTCTGCGATGCATCATTATCAATCTCATCTAGTAATTGTAGTTTCTGGATGAATGCCTTTTACTAGGTGACATGAGGTGCTGAAATTTAAAGAAATAATTGGTAATTCAAAACTAGCTGGAACATACAAAAATACTAAATCAGTTAATAAAATCTTACCGATTGTAAAGTCGAGCGCTCACAAATTACAAGTGCATAAAGCCCAATAATATGTCACTTAACAGTGTCCAGTCAGTCGATGATCGTCAATATCCTGTTGTAATAATCATAACACGGTTATGATCTGTAACTTTGTAGAAATCACTAAGGCATAGGCTTGTAGCCTACCTTTTCTGCTGGATTCGTGTGTGGCCGCGTGGACAGCGGAGACTGCCGATTGCCACTGGCCGTTCCCGTGCCCTCCTCGCTGCTGTTCGATCTGTTCCTAGCGGCCGCAGCGGCTGCAGGCACTACGAGGACGAGAGGTGATGGAGTCAAGCTTAGGGATAAGTCCATGCGGTTGTCAAAGGCGATGGCGTCGCTAGGTGATATGGGATTAGGTAAAACAGAAGGCAATCAGACCAATCAGGCGAGAAATCATTCTGTCCCGTGCCATCTGCGAGCGTCGTGCGACTCGTACGCGCGTGATGGGGGCTGGAATCTTGGACGTTCAGTTATATCCAATTGCTATTTTGACCAGGCCAGGTTCAACACGACAACACATACAACATTGCATTATTTTTCTTCTCTAACAGGCTTAATCTATATTAAGTGCATGTACCTGGGGGCCCTTCTGTtctgggggcccggggcggccgcccccctgccccccatCAGGACCGGGCCTGCCGGCCGTTCggtgtcattgaagtcccggttctaagccgtaaagcatgggacactgaactattgagtagtcatcagctttgctttgccagacgttcttaacgtcgtaagttgcatctgcagcaggcctggcacccagcggtgcttccaggacgtaattcttctgtgcagcaataaggataatcctcaagttacggacccaatccgtgtaattgataccatcatctttcagctttgctttctcaaggaacgcattaaaatttaacggaacaacatcacgggccatctatctacaatcaacatagacaagcaagatactatcaggtactaagttcatgataaatttaagttcaattaatcatattacttaagaactcccacttagatagacatccctctaatcatctaagtgatcacgtgatccaaatcaactaaatcataaccgatcatcacgtgaaatggagtagttttcaattgtgaacatcactatgttgatcatatctactatatgattcacgctcgacctttcggtctcagtgctccgaggccatatctgcatatgctaggctcgtcaagtttaacctgagtattctacatgtgcaaaactggcttgcacccgttgtagatggacgtagagcttatcacacctgatcatcacgtggtgtctgggcacgacgaactttggcaacggtgcatactcagggagaacacttttatcttgaaatttagtgagagatcatcttataatgctgccgtcaatcaaagcaagataagatgcataaaagataaacatcacatgcaatcaatataagtgatatgatatggccatcattatcttgtgcttgtgatctccatctccgaagcaccgtcatgatcaccatcgtcactagcgcgacaccttgatctccat
The window above is part of the Triticum aestivum cultivar Chinese Spring chromosome 2A, IWGSC CS RefSeq v2.1, whole genome shotgun sequence genome. Proteins encoded here:
- the LOC123188331 gene encoding uncharacterized protein, translating into MERCEMDVGRSGHGAVCSGPRRRWPGSGGRSGWRRPQASSRHGKGPVMWLLKVRFILDVTEPCLIGHVPRARCLPVRAGVDGAEGGPIHWQRFLHLKNLGQ